One Cryobacterium psychrophilum DNA segment encodes these proteins:
- a CDS encoding acyl-CoA dehydrogenase family protein: MNSVPVIDTERTPSAPETRQVPDYDVSTPLDTDYYAVFADVPEADRAFWSRARTFAEESLDELTEAWDKGEYPLHLARRLGELDLLTDAVEGPGLTPMSALAAGLVNMEISRGDGSMGTVVAVQGGLALRSIALFGSAEQKATWLVPLARAEKLGAFALTEPEHGSDSVGLVTSARRDGDEWVINGEKMWIGNGSVGDVTVVWARDEHGDVRGFLVDQATPGYVAKTMTGKGSLRAIHQARIVLDNVRIPLDAVLPGTHTFKDTAAVLYATRLGVAWSALGHATAVFEAALNYSTQRTQFGKPLAGFQLVQERLTVMLSRLTSMQLHCMHLATLDEAGTLRPIQASLAKYHNTRAAREIASLGRDMLGGNGILLENHVVRHMADIEAIHTYEGTESVQALLIGRDLTGVSAFK, translated from the coding sequence ATGAACTCCGTCCCTGTGATCGACACCGAACGCACCCCCAGCGCGCCCGAGACCAGGCAGGTACCGGACTATGACGTCTCCACTCCGTTGGATACCGACTACTACGCGGTCTTCGCCGACGTGCCAGAAGCCGATCGAGCGTTCTGGTCCCGCGCCAGAACCTTCGCCGAGGAAAGCCTCGATGAGCTCACCGAGGCCTGGGACAAGGGTGAGTACCCGCTGCACCTCGCGCGTCGCCTGGGTGAACTCGACCTGCTGACCGACGCGGTCGAGGGCCCGGGCCTGACTCCCATGTCGGCCCTCGCGGCCGGACTGGTCAACATGGAGATCTCCCGCGGCGACGGATCAATGGGAACCGTCGTGGCGGTGCAGGGAGGCCTCGCGCTGCGCAGCATCGCTCTCTTCGGCAGCGCCGAGCAGAAGGCCACCTGGCTTGTGCCCCTCGCCCGCGCCGAGAAACTCGGCGCCTTCGCCCTCACCGAACCGGAGCACGGCTCCGACTCGGTCGGACTCGTCACCTCCGCCCGCCGCGACGGCGATGAATGGGTGATCAACGGCGAGAAGATGTGGATCGGCAATGGCTCGGTTGGCGACGTCACCGTGGTCTGGGCACGCGATGAACACGGTGACGTGCGCGGATTCCTCGTCGACCAGGCAACACCCGGCTACGTCGCGAAGACCATGACCGGCAAGGGATCGCTCCGCGCCATCCACCAGGCCCGGATCGTGCTCGACAATGTGCGCATTCCCCTCGACGCCGTCCTCCCCGGCACCCACACCTTCAAGGACACCGCGGCCGTGCTCTACGCCACGCGTCTCGGCGTGGCGTGGTCGGCCCTCGGTCACGCCACGGCGGTCTTCGAGGCTGCGCTGAACTACTCGACCCAGCGCACCCAGTTCGGAAAGCCGCTGGCCGGATTCCAACTGGTTCAGGAGCGCCTCACGGTGATGCTCTCCCGTCTCACCTCTATGCAGTTGCACTGCATGCACCTCGCCACGCTCGACGAGGCCGGAACGCTTCGCCCCATCCAGGCCTCCCTCGCCAAGTACCACAACACCCGTGCGGCCCGTGAAATCGCCTCCCTCGGGCGCGACATGCTCGGCGGCAACGGCATCCTGCTCGAAAACCACGTCGTGCGACACATGGCCGACATTGAGGCCATCCACACGTACGAGGGAACCGAAAGCGTTCAGGCCCTGCTCATCGGCCGCGATCTCACCGGAGTGAGCGCCTTCAAATAA
- a CDS encoding 3-hydroxyacyl-CoA dehydrogenase NAD-binding domain-containing protein yields the protein MNTRVVVSPHESAGHRIAVVTFVPAPGNLVTWTADALRALATAVRKIDSSQFDAVAFVGTGTAFGAGADLRGFQPARSAADGEQLARDGYLAFAAISALAVPTFAFINGAAVGGALELALRCDYRTVSASARNIGLPEVRLGLVPGWGGLTSLCELVGVTTAADVAITRSLAGRHASARDAHRLGLADVVLAHDDFLVSSVAWAAALLDNSARVAGMTDIAATADLSWSPAAVRAGVAKRIPGTLPAVDTALALLSTWNDQNPAPGTGDRTTARKARAGDSLEADTITAFGTLLHSDECRASIYAFFAVQAARKRSRPAKPRPEAALETPITQVGVVGGGLMATQLALLFAERLDAPTHLIDLSADRVNLALERISSQLDRSEKRGMSAPERERVATLITGSTDANDHSPCEVVIEAVFEDLAVKRQVWASVENVVSDTAVLLTNTSSLSIEDQGADLRRPERLIGFHFFNPVAVLPLVEIVRSPHTSPAAVDAAFALAGALGKTAVLVKDSPGFVVNRLLTRLFSDTLELVDAGTDAHAVDNALVNDGLPMSALTLLAYIGPAVQLHILETMNASANERFRVSPSLRRIVENKLTGYLGDDGRLSAEATAIVDDIDYVSTRMLPSTPESIRTFLLSGLADEAWRMLAEGTVESADEIDACMILGANYPQHTGGLTPLLDRSGASRAANGVTFHSPGVASAPVPA from the coding sequence GTGAACACCAGAGTCGTGGTGAGCCCGCACGAGAGCGCTGGCCACCGAATCGCCGTTGTCACCTTCGTTCCGGCACCCGGAAACCTCGTGACGTGGACCGCGGACGCGCTTCGAGCACTTGCGACCGCGGTTCGAAAGATCGACAGCAGCCAGTTCGATGCCGTTGCCTTCGTCGGTACCGGCACCGCGTTTGGAGCGGGAGCCGACCTTAGAGGGTTTCAGCCGGCCCGCTCCGCGGCCGACGGTGAGCAGCTCGCCCGCGACGGCTACCTCGCATTCGCTGCCATAAGCGCCCTCGCCGTTCCCACTTTTGCGTTCATCAACGGTGCCGCGGTCGGCGGCGCCCTTGAGCTCGCGCTTCGCTGCGATTACCGCACCGTCTCGGCATCCGCTCGCAATATCGGGTTGCCTGAAGTGCGGCTCGGCCTCGTTCCCGGCTGGGGCGGTCTCACCTCCCTGTGCGAACTCGTGGGAGTCACCACTGCCGCCGACGTGGCAATCACCCGCTCTCTTGCGGGCCGACACGCGTCGGCGCGCGACGCTCATCGACTCGGCCTCGCCGACGTCGTGCTCGCGCACGATGACTTTCTTGTCTCCTCCGTAGCCTGGGCCGCTGCACTCCTCGATAACTCCGCCCGGGTCGCCGGCATGACCGACATCGCCGCCACCGCCGATCTGTCCTGGAGCCCCGCAGCGGTGCGAGCCGGCGTCGCCAAACGCATCCCGGGGACGCTTCCCGCCGTCGACACCGCGCTGGCCCTGCTCTCCACCTGGAACGACCAGAACCCCGCGCCCGGGACCGGCGACCGCACGACCGCGCGGAAGGCCCGCGCGGGCGACTCGCTCGAGGCCGACACCATCACCGCGTTCGGTACTCTCCTGCACAGCGATGAGTGCCGCGCGAGCATTTACGCCTTCTTCGCCGTGCAGGCAGCGCGCAAGCGCTCACGTCCGGCGAAGCCCAGGCCCGAGGCCGCCCTGGAGACTCCCATCACCCAGGTGGGCGTCGTGGGCGGCGGCCTCATGGCCACGCAGCTGGCCCTTCTCTTTGCCGAGCGCCTCGACGCCCCCACCCACCTCATCGACCTCAGCGCCGATCGCGTCAACCTCGCCCTCGAGCGCATTTCCTCCCAGCTCGACCGCTCCGAGAAACGAGGCATGAGCGCTCCGGAGCGCGAACGCGTCGCCACACTCATCACCGGGAGCACCGACGCGAACGACCATTCCCCGTGCGAGGTCGTCATCGAGGCCGTGTTCGAAGACCTCGCGGTCAAGCGTCAGGTGTGGGCATCCGTTGAAAATGTCGTCAGTGATACCGCGGTGCTGCTCACCAACACCTCCTCGCTGTCGATCGAAGACCAGGGCGCCGACCTGCGCCGCCCGGAGCGCCTCATCGGATTTCACTTCTTCAACCCGGTGGCTGTGCTCCCGCTCGTGGAGATCGTACGGTCGCCGCACACGAGTCCGGCCGCCGTCGACGCCGCATTCGCCCTCGCCGGCGCGCTCGGCAAGACCGCCGTTCTCGTCAAGGACTCACCCGGCTTCGTGGTGAACCGCCTGCTCACTCGCCTGTTCAGCGACACGCTTGAGCTCGTCGACGCCGGAACGGATGCCCACGCCGTCGACAACGCCCTCGTGAACGACGGCCTGCCGATGAGCGCACTCACCCTGCTCGCGTACATTGGTCCGGCCGTGCAGCTGCACATTCTCGAAACCATGAACGCGAGCGCCAACGAGCGCTTCCGGGTGAGTCCAAGCCTCCGCCGCATCGTGGAGAACAAGCTCACGGGCTACCTCGGCGACGACGGCCGGCTGAGTGCCGAGGCGACGGCAATCGTCGACGACATCGACTACGTTTCCACGCGGATGCTCCCGTCAACCCCCGAAAGCATCCGAACCTTCCTGCTGTCCGGCCTGGCGGATGAGGCCTGGCGGATGCTCGCCGAGGGCACCGTGGAGAGCGCGGACGAGATTGACGCATGCATGATCCTTGGCGCGAACTACCCCCAGCACACCGGTGGGCTCACGCCCCTCCTTGACCGATCGGGCGCGTCGCGTGCCGCCAATGGCGTCACGTTCCACTCGCCCGGAGTCGCCAGCGCGCCCGTTCCGGCCTGA
- a CDS encoding TetR/AcrR family transcriptional regulator, which produces MPDTSPAAAHAPLTRVDVADIAVRLFRENGYEATSATQIAEAAGVSRSTFFRQFGSKDDVIFADHDELLAQISTYFTNEHEDPWVAVCEAASLVFERFRERLEIVRVRDLVVRETQVLRDRETVMVSRYEKTFAAYLRRMLPHIQPLTAIQFAAAVTATHNFELRALIRSNDRGGPEELAVKLVEVRRLFSPTFEAGGAPDARSDVVVAVFPASTSPADMARAIEEQLRSITH; this is translated from the coding sequence ATGCCTGACACCTCCCCCGCCGCCGCGCACGCCCCCCTCACCCGCGTCGACGTGGCCGACATCGCGGTGCGGCTCTTCCGCGAAAACGGATATGAGGCCACTTCTGCGACCCAGATCGCCGAGGCTGCGGGGGTGTCACGCAGCACCTTCTTCCGACAATTCGGCTCGAAGGACGATGTGATCTTCGCCGACCACGACGAGCTTCTCGCCCAGATCTCCACATACTTCACCAACGAGCACGAGGATCCCTGGGTTGCCGTCTGCGAGGCGGCCTCCCTCGTCTTCGAGCGCTTTCGGGAACGACTCGAGATCGTGCGCGTGCGCGACTTGGTCGTGCGTGAGACGCAAGTGCTGCGCGACCGTGAAACCGTGATGGTGTCCCGGTATGAGAAGACATTCGCGGCGTATCTGCGGCGAATGCTTCCGCACATCCAGCCGCTCACGGCCATTCAATTCGCGGCGGCGGTGACCGCCACACACAACTTCGAGCTGCGCGCACTCATCCGCTCGAATGACCGGGGCGGCCCAGAGGAACTCGCTGTGAAACTCGTGGAGGTGCGCCGCCTCTTCTCGCCCACCTTCGAGGCCGGCGGCGCACCGGATGCTCGGTCCGACGTCGTCGTCGCCGTCTTCCCGGCGTCCACGTCGCCGGCCGACATGGCCAGGGCCATCGAAGAACAGCTCCGCTCGATCACGCACTGA
- a CDS encoding bile acid:sodium symporter family protein, whose amino-acid sequence MHRIRIISKFVGLWFGLIVLAAGGLALAMPEAFAGMTVAIPLLLSVIMLGMGMTLRPVDFVIVAKRPWALLVGVAAQYVVMPLLGLGIAVALDLSPMLTAGLILVGAAPGGTASNVMVFLSKGDTALSVAMTTVSTLLAPILTPLIVAVLAGQFLPVDPGALFISILKIVLVPALLGLVLRMLLPSLIERFLDVLPLVSVAAITAVVMAVVAASSSTLMSIGIVLVVAVILHNGLGLTVGYLIGRVFGLPVASRRAISIEVGMQNSGLAAALAVAHFNPVAALPAALFSVWHNVSGSLLAGYWSRKALPAESAPEPTPESATVGTGS is encoded by the coding sequence GTGCACCGCATCAGAATTATCAGCAAGTTCGTCGGGCTCTGGTTCGGCCTCATCGTGCTGGCGGCGGGTGGCCTCGCACTCGCCATGCCGGAAGCCTTTGCCGGAATGACCGTGGCCATTCCGTTGCTTCTCTCCGTCATCATGCTGGGCATGGGGATGACGCTGCGCCCGGTTGACTTCGTCATCGTGGCCAAACGGCCCTGGGCGCTGTTGGTCGGCGTTGCGGCGCAATACGTGGTCATGCCGCTACTCGGCCTCGGCATTGCCGTGGCCCTCGATCTGTCGCCGATGTTGACCGCCGGCTTGATCCTCGTCGGAGCGGCCCCGGGTGGAACGGCCTCCAACGTGATGGTCTTCCTGTCCAAGGGTGATACTGCCCTGTCGGTCGCGATGACGACGGTCTCAACGCTGCTCGCGCCGATACTGACGCCGCTGATCGTGGCCGTCCTCGCTGGCCAGTTCCTTCCGGTGGACCCGGGTGCCCTCTTCATCTCGATTCTGAAGATCGTTCTGGTACCCGCGCTGCTCGGCCTCGTGCTGCGCATGCTGCTGCCGAGCCTGATCGAACGGTTCCTCGACGTTCTTCCGCTCGTCTCGGTCGCGGCCATCACCGCCGTGGTCATGGCCGTCGTTGCGGCGAGCTCCTCCACCCTGATGTCCATCGGCATCGTGCTGGTCGTGGCGGTCATTCTGCACAACGGCCTCGGCCTGACCGTGGGCTACCTGATCGGTCGAGTCTTCGGGCTTCCGGTCGCGAGTCGCCGCGCCATCAGCATTGAGGTGGGCATGCAGAACTCCGGTCTGGCCGCCGCGCTGGCCGTGGCGCACTTCAACCCGGTGGCCGCGCTTCCCGCCGCCCTCTTCTCGGTCTGGCACAACGTGTCCGGGTCGCTTCTGGCAGGTTATTGGTCCCGCAAGGCGCTCCCCGCCGAGTCGGCCCCTGAGCCGACTCCCGAGTCGGCCACGGTCGGCACTGGCAGCTGA
- a CDS encoding LuxR C-terminal-related transcriptional regulator: MTSPLPAHDSGQSARLAAAERTRIIADLTDTHATTLESLLAVLRSSSTSDTAARQTATDLAASAMVALRAVSDLDRSLTEEPVARAFERLRDDLRPLVRFGDLDVQFIEPPVNGRALPGEVAQEARAIVRGAVLALVEQSGVAKVRVQWDCDGSNLLIRIRDDGPGDLNPEVPSVRQLADRVVSLSGELDVQATPGWGSEMSVSLPLDPPKASVVTEVAWGLSPRERDVLELVASGARNKSIAATLLISENTVKFHVANLLRKVGATTRAELASLAR; this comes from the coding sequence ATGACTTCCCCCCTCCCTGCACACGATTCAGGCCAGTCCGCGCGGCTGGCCGCAGCCGAGAGAACGAGGATCATCGCCGACCTCACCGATACCCATGCCACGACCCTCGAGTCGCTTCTCGCGGTGCTGCGGTCGAGTTCCACGAGTGACACGGCGGCCAGACAGACGGCGACCGACCTCGCGGCTTCGGCCATGGTGGCGCTGCGCGCGGTGAGCGACCTCGACCGCTCGCTCACCGAGGAACCCGTGGCCCGCGCGTTCGAACGGTTACGCGACGATCTGCGGCCGCTCGTGCGCTTCGGCGACCTCGACGTTCAGTTCATCGAGCCGCCGGTCAACGGCCGAGCGCTGCCGGGCGAGGTCGCTCAAGAGGCGCGCGCGATCGTGCGCGGAGCCGTGCTCGCGCTCGTGGAGCAGAGCGGGGTGGCCAAGGTGCGTGTTCAGTGGGACTGCGACGGAAGCAATCTCCTCATTCGCATCCGAGACGACGGCCCCGGCGATCTCAACCCCGAGGTTCCGAGCGTCCGGCAGTTGGCTGACCGCGTGGTGTCCCTCAGCGGGGAGCTTGATGTGCAGGCGACCCCGGGGTGGGGTTCCGAGATGTCGGTGTCGTTGCCTCTCGACCCGCCCAAGGCATCCGTTGTCACCGAAGTGGCCTGGGGGCTGAGCCCTCGCGAACGTGACGTGCTGGAACTCGTGGCCTCGGGCGCCCGCAACAAGTCGATCGCTGCGACGCTGCTGATCAGCGAGAACACGGTGAAGTTTCACGTAGCGAACCTGCTGCGCAAGGTGGGCGCGACGACGCGCGCCGAGCTCGCCTCACTCGCCCGGTAG
- the hxlB gene encoding 6-phospho-3-hexuloisomerase — protein sequence MNATTTTPTHVVTADALGVVLAENVHVVGQLRETSIDSFDAAAGRLRRAERVFVLGAGRSGLALRMTAMRLMHLGLVVHVVGDVTTPAITRGDVLLVASGSGTTGAIVRAAENAAAAGAGIVAFTTDAASALAALAEVTVVIPAAAKQDHGGPLSEQYSGGLFEQSVLLLCDAIFHALWKASGATAEELWPRHANLE from the coding sequence ATGAACGCAACGACAACTACCCCGACACACGTCGTGACAGCGGATGCCCTGGGCGTCGTCCTCGCCGAGAACGTGCACGTGGTCGGCCAGCTGCGCGAGACATCCATCGACTCGTTCGACGCCGCGGCAGGGCGCTTGCGCCGTGCCGAGCGCGTCTTCGTGCTTGGTGCCGGCCGGTCCGGTCTTGCCCTGCGCATGACGGCCATGCGCCTCATGCACCTCGGGCTCGTTGTGCACGTGGTCGGCGACGTCACCACCCCGGCGATCACTCGTGGCGACGTGCTGCTCGTGGCGAGCGGCAGTGGCACAACGGGCGCCATTGTGCGGGCCGCCGAAAACGCAGCGGCGGCGGGCGCGGGCATCGTGGCCTTCACAACGGATGCCGCCTCCGCGCTGGCCGCGCTTGCGGAGGTCACGGTCGTGATTCCCGCCGCCGCCAAGCAGGACCACGGCGGACCGCTCTCGGAGCAATACTCGGGCGGATTGTTCGAGCAGAGCGTTCTCCTGCTCTGCGACGCGATCTTCCACGCGCTCTGGAAGGCCTCCGGTGCGACCGCCGAGGAGCTGTGGCCCCGCCACGCCAACCTCGAGTAA
- the hxlA gene encoding 3-hexulose-6-phosphate synthase: protein MKLQVAMDVLTTEAALELAAQVARHVDIIELGTPLIKAEGLRAVTAIKAAHPDKIVFADLKTMDAGELEADIAFAAGADLVTVLGTAGDSTIIGAVAAATKHGKGVVVDLIGVADKVTRAREVTVLGARFVEMHAGLDEQAEEGFTLDTLLNQGETARVPFSLAGGVTVATIARVQRAGASVAVAGGAIYGTADPAAAAAELRAAII, encoded by the coding sequence ATGAAGCTTCAGGTAGCAATGGACGTACTCACCACCGAGGCCGCACTCGAGCTTGCCGCTCAGGTTGCCCGACACGTGGACATCATTGAGCTCGGCACCCCGCTGATCAAGGCCGAGGGCCTGCGCGCGGTCACAGCGATCAAGGCCGCACACCCCGACAAGATCGTCTTCGCCGACCTCAAGACCATGGATGCCGGCGAGCTCGAGGCGGACATCGCATTCGCTGCGGGTGCCGACCTCGTGACCGTGCTCGGCACGGCCGGGGACAGCACCATCATCGGGGCCGTCGCGGCCGCGACCAAGCATGGCAAGGGCGTTGTCGTCGACCTGATCGGCGTGGCCGACAAGGTCACCCGTGCCCGCGAGGTCACCGTCCTCGGTGCGCGATTCGTGGAGATGCACGCCGGTCTCGACGAGCAGGCCGAGGAGGGCTTCACCCTCGACACGCTGCTCAACCAGGGCGAGACCGCCAGGGTTCCGTTCTCGCTTGCCGGTGGGGTCACCGTCGCGACGATCGCCAGGGTGCAGCGGGCTGGGGCATCCGTTGCCGTGGCCGGTGGCGCCATCTACGGCACCGCTGACCCGGCTGCAGCCGCTGCCGAGTTGCGCGCCGCGATCATCTAG
- a CDS encoding NADP-dependent oxidoreductase, producing MAQRWIATDFGGLDVFEQVDDEVPAPGTGEATIEVRAAGMNPADFKHVARGDDRSLLPVPVGYEVSGVISALGPDTQIASGAGAVGDAVLAFRVAGGYASALTVAAKDVFAKPENLSFAEAANLLLVGTTAAEMLHVCGVSRGDTILVHGASGSVGVSVLQQAKLIGARVIGTASESNFETVATFGGEPVSYGDGLEARVRLAAPDGVVAALDCVGTDEAVDVSLALVSDRQRIVSIAAFSRAKDDGFRIIAGAMPASTAFRDEARARIIHMAAAGDLVVPMARTFPLADATTALDFLRGQHPGGKLALIPEH from the coding sequence ATGGCGCAGAGATGGATTGCAACGGACTTTGGCGGCCTCGACGTATTCGAGCAGGTGGACGACGAGGTTCCGGCCCCCGGCACCGGCGAGGCCACCATTGAGGTGCGAGCCGCCGGCATGAACCCGGCCGATTTCAAGCACGTCGCACGCGGTGATGACCGGAGCCTGCTGCCGGTTCCCGTGGGCTATGAGGTGTCCGGAGTGATTTCGGCGCTCGGCCCCGACACGCAGATCGCCTCCGGCGCCGGTGCCGTCGGCGACGCGGTTCTCGCGTTCCGGGTGGCGGGCGGCTACGCATCCGCGCTCACGGTTGCCGCGAAGGACGTCTTTGCGAAGCCCGAAAACCTCAGCTTTGCCGAGGCCGCAAATCTTCTGTTGGTCGGTACGACGGCGGCAGAAATGCTGCATGTGTGCGGGGTTAGCCGCGGCGACACGATTCTCGTGCACGGCGCATCCGGTTCGGTCGGGGTGAGCGTGCTGCAACAGGCGAAGCTGATCGGCGCGCGCGTCATCGGTACCGCGAGTGAGTCCAACTTCGAAACGGTGGCGACGTTCGGCGGTGAGCCCGTGAGCTACGGCGACGGCCTGGAGGCGCGGGTCCGCCTCGCTGCTCCCGATGGTGTCGTCGCGGCGCTGGACTGTGTCGGTACGGATGAGGCCGTCGACGTCTCGCTCGCCCTGGTGTCAGACCGCCAGCGCATCGTGAGTATCGCCGCCTTCAGTCGTGCGAAGGACGACGGCTTCCGAATCATCGCCGGGGCAATGCCGGCGAGCACGGCGTTTCGCGACGAGGCGCGTGCCCGAATCATTCACATGGCCGCGGCTGGAGACCTCGTTGTGCCGATGGCCAGAACGTTTCCCCTCGCCGACGCCACGACCGCGCTGGATTTTCTGCGCGGCCAGCACCCGGGAGGCAAGCTAGCCCTGATTCCAGAGCACTAG
- a CDS encoding HAD hydrolase-like protein translates to MNPTLTRTWSAILFDLDGTITDSAPAITSSLARTFALLGRPVPSDHDLLAYVGPPLHSAFQEYAGMTVEAAAEAAVVYRSEYRGAAALDTAIYPGVSGLLERIHEAGIPLALATSKPELTAIDILTHFDLARFFTVMVGASADDSRATKADIVTEALRRLSENGADVSTPVLVGDRHHDVDGATANNLPAILVEWGYGSPAEATDATAIVHSTDMLGKLLLG, encoded by the coding sequence GTGAATCCTACCCTGACGCGCACCTGGAGCGCCATACTTTTTGACCTCGACGGAACGATTACCGATTCCGCCCCGGCCATTACCAGCTCACTCGCCCGCACCTTCGCTCTGCTGGGCCGCCCCGTTCCCTCCGACCATGATCTGCTTGCCTATGTCGGTCCGCCCCTGCACTCCGCCTTTCAGGAGTACGCCGGAATGACCGTCGAGGCGGCCGCCGAGGCCGCCGTGGTGTACCGCTCCGAGTACCGCGGCGCCGCCGCCCTCGACACGGCGATTTACCCCGGCGTGTCTGGACTGCTTGAGCGCATCCATGAGGCCGGAATCCCCCTCGCCCTCGCCACCAGTAAGCCCGAACTGACCGCAATCGACATTCTCACGCACTTCGATCTGGCCCGGTTCTTCACCGTGATGGTCGGGGCATCGGCAGACGACTCGCGAGCAACGAAGGCCGACATTGTGACTGAAGCGCTCCGTCGCCTCAGTGAGAACGGCGCAGACGTGAGCACCCCCGTGCTCGTGGGAGACCGCCATCACGACGTCGACGGCGCCACGGCGAACAACCTTCCGGCAATTCTCGTCGAGTGGGGATATGGTTCCCCCGCGGAGGCGACGGACGCCACCGCGATCGTGCACTCCACCGACATGCTCGGCAAACTCCTGCTCGGTTAG
- a CDS encoding DMT family transporter, with translation MRHWWRRPDVLMVGATAPAYVATREALTVLSPQDLTSLRFLGAAAVLGLYLLVNRQRLRITRRDVPRLLAAALCGYAGFGLLLSLGQSTVPAGTTSLLLNISPVFAFILGYFVLVERTTTLGYIGMVVAVGGVVIVTFGDSTATGFDENALLIVGAALLLSVFLIVQQPLLARVPAVEIVFWSCAIGGIGALPLATFDADPAQVTTSFWMAIVVLVVLSTVLANSMWNVTLKHSSVAEGGSLLLVVPIFSLLLGWLVLGEAPSLAAIGGGAIALAGVVMLSQATSRRKLAGPGLLTGAIPIIDVHPGLVPIVTMPLTLADLPHFEMVSPDAD, from the coding sequence ATGCGGCATTGGTGGCGGAGACCCGACGTTCTCATGGTTGGAGCGACCGCTCCGGCGTACGTCGCCACGCGTGAAGCCCTGACAGTTTTGTCACCGCAGGACCTCACCTCCCTGCGGTTTCTTGGCGCTGCCGCAGTCCTCGGCCTGTATCTTCTCGTGAACAGGCAACGCCTGCGGATCACCCGGAGGGATGTCCCACGGTTGCTGGCTGCTGCTCTGTGTGGCTATGCCGGTTTTGGCCTGCTGTTGAGCCTCGGCCAGTCCACGGTTCCGGCCGGAACGACCAGCCTGCTGCTCAACATCTCTCCCGTATTCGCATTCATCCTCGGGTACTTCGTTCTCGTGGAACGAACCACAACACTCGGCTACATCGGCATGGTCGTGGCCGTCGGCGGCGTGGTCATCGTTACCTTCGGCGACAGCACGGCCACAGGCTTCGACGAGAATGCGCTGCTGATTGTGGGTGCGGCGCTGCTCCTATCGGTGTTCCTGATCGTGCAACAGCCCCTGCTCGCCCGCGTGCCAGCGGTGGAGATCGTGTTCTGGAGTTGCGCCATCGGCGGCATCGGTGCTCTCCCCCTGGCGACTTTCGACGCCGACCCGGCGCAGGTCACGACGAGCTTCTGGATGGCGATCGTGGTGCTCGTGGTTCTGAGTACTGTGCTCGCGAACTCGATGTGGAACGTGACACTCAAACACTCGAGCGTGGCAGAGGGCGGGTCGCTCCTGCTCGTGGTTCCCATCTTCTCGCTTCTGCTCGGATGGCTGGTACTCGGTGAGGCGCCGAGCCTCGCCGCCATCGGCGGCGGCGCCATCGCCCTTGCCGGAGTCGTGATGCTGTCGCAGGCCACGTCGCGGCGCAAGCTGGCCGGGCCCGGTTTGCTGACCGGTGCCATACCGATCATCGACGTGCACCCCGGACTGGTGCCCATCGTGACGATGCCGCTGACCCTCGCGGATCTGCCGCACTTCGAGATGGTCTCGCCGGACGCTGACTAG
- the nucS gene encoding endonuclease NucS — translation MRLVIANCSVDYAGRLSAHLPLANRLLMIKADGSLLVHSDGGSYKPLNWMSSPCTLSVQGPDADQAAAGITALWTVTHSKTADELVVSIYDVQHDSAHELGIDPGLIKEGVEAHLQKLLAEHIHLLGDGHTLVRREYMTAIGPVDILAQDAGGHSVAVELKRRGDIDGVEQLTRYLELMNRDPHLAPVTGVFAAQEIKPQARRLAEDRGIRCLLLDYDAMRGIDDTKTRLF, via the coding sequence GTGCGCCTTGTTATTGCGAATTGCTCCGTTGACTATGCCGGAAGGCTCAGCGCGCATCTGCCGCTCGCCAACCGCCTCCTGATGATCAAGGCGGACGGCAGCCTGCTCGTGCACTCCGATGGAGGCTCGTACAAGCCACTCAACTGGATGAGCTCGCCCTGCACGCTGTCGGTGCAGGGGCCGGATGCCGACCAGGCCGCCGCCGGAATCACCGCGCTGTGGACCGTGACGCACTCGAAGACCGCCGATGAACTCGTGGTGAGCATCTACGACGTGCAACATGACTCGGCCCACGAACTCGGCATCGATCCCGGACTCATCAAGGAGGGCGTCGAGGCGCACCTGCAGAAGCTGCTCGCCGAGCACATTCACCTGCTCGGCGACGGCCACACCCTCGTGCGCCGCGAGTACATGACCGCGATCGGCCCGGTCGATATTCTCGCCCAGGATGCCGGTGGGCACTCCGTGGCCGTGGAACTCAAGCGGCGCGGAGACATTGACGGCGTGGAGCAGCTCACCCGGTACCTCGAACTCATGAACCGCGATCCGCATCTGGCCCCGGTGACCGGGGTTTTCGCCGCCCAGGAGATCAAACCCCAGGCCAGACGACTGGCCGAGGACCGCGGCATCCGCTGTCTGCTGCTCGACTACGACGCAATGCGCGGCATCGACGACACAAAAACCCGCCTCTTCTAA